Proteins from a genomic interval of Oceanispirochaeta crateris:
- the dnaA gene encoding chromosomal replication initiator protein DnaA — MNEFDYSIFWEETIKQLREENELSDQEYNMYFQSIHYIESTRDKIILSIPSRFIQSQLKQRYNAIIETRLFELSGIELTLDFEIENRKKDQEKTQSQETESPEIQEKAYEPHPQLREDYTFDNFVVGNNNSFAANASRAIAENPGSKYNPCLIYGGVGLGKTHLMQSIGNSIHKHKPDMKVVYIPAETFINDFIESINTKKQTHFKNKYRNADILLIDDIHDLQDKKGTQEELFHTFNALYDANKQMVFTCDRPPSELKNFADRLKNRFVRGLNVDLHPPNYETRYAILRKKLEDRNVAISEDILELISENINTNIRDLEAALTSIVAYAELVQKEITPEIAKQQLKQFFSSPIQTNITIDKIQKQVSEYFNVTLSDMKGKKRTKQITFPRQIAMFIIREITDYSTTEIGLEFGGRDHTTVMHSCQRIEDRIKTDSTIEPTVQELIRSIKET; from the coding sequence ATGAATGAATTTGATTACAGCATATTCTGGGAAGAAACTATTAAGCAACTCAGAGAAGAAAATGAATTATCAGATCAAGAATACAATATGTATTTTCAAAGCATTCACTACATTGAATCGACCAGAGACAAAATTATTCTCAGTATTCCATCCCGATTTATCCAATCGCAATTAAAACAACGATACAATGCAATCATAGAAACACGTCTATTTGAGCTTTCCGGTATTGAACTAACTCTTGATTTTGAAATTGAAAATAGAAAAAAAGACCAGGAGAAAACTCAGTCCCAAGAAACAGAGAGCCCGGAAATTCAAGAAAAAGCTTATGAACCCCATCCTCAATTGAGAGAAGATTATACATTTGATAATTTTGTTGTTGGAAATAACAATTCCTTTGCAGCCAATGCCTCAAGGGCCATAGCTGAAAATCCCGGTTCCAAATACAATCCCTGCCTGATTTATGGAGGGGTTGGCCTTGGAAAAACTCACCTTATGCAATCAATTGGTAATAGTATTCATAAACATAAGCCTGATATGAAGGTTGTTTATATACCGGCTGAAACCTTTATTAATGACTTTATTGAATCTATAAACACAAAAAAACAGACTCACTTCAAAAATAAATACAGAAATGCCGATATCCTCCTGATTGATGATATTCATGATTTACAGGATAAAAAAGGAACCCAAGAAGAACTGTTTCATACCTTCAATGCCCTATACGATGCCAATAAACAGATGGTCTTCACTTGTGACCGACCTCCATCAGAACTTAAGAACTTCGCTGATAGACTAAAAAACAGATTTGTCAGAGGTTTGAATGTAGATCTTCATCCACCAAATTATGAAACCAGGTACGCCATACTCAGAAAAAAATTGGAAGACAGAAATGTAGCTATCTCTGAAGATATTCTTGAATTAATCAGTGAGAATATAAATACAAATATCCGAGATCTCGAAGCTGCTCTCACCAGCATCGTAGCCTATGCCGAACTCGTACAAAAAGAAATTACGCCAGAAATAGCCAAACAACAGTTAAAACAGTTTTTCTCCAGCCCTATTCAGACAAATATCACCATCGATAAAATTCAGAAACAGGTATCAGAATATTTTAATGTGACCCTGAGTGATATGAAGGGGAAAAAGAGAACAAAACAAATTACTTTCCCAAGACAAATTGCCATGTTTATCATCAGGGAGATTACAGATTATTCCACAACTGAAATTGGCCTCGAATTTGGTGGCAGGGATCATACGACTGTAATGCACTCATGTCAAAGGATTGAAGATAGAATTAAAACAGATTCCACAATAGAGCCTACAGTTCAGGAGTTGATTCGCTCGATTAAGGAAACATAA
- the gyrB gene encoding DNA topoisomerase (ATP-hydrolyzing) subunit B, whose product MQENYDAQQIQILKGLEAVRKRPGMYIGSTGLDGLHHLVYEVVDNSIDEALAGHCDNISVFIEEGNIIRVVDNGRGIPVDIHPVENISALEVVMTKLHAGGKFDKDSYKVSGGLHGVGVSVVNALSEWCEVSIHREGIIHYQKYKIGVPEEDVKIIGSTTKRGTVVRFQADKDIFDVTEYTFDILSNRLRELAFLNKGIEINLVDERITPAKERSFKFEGGVRSFVEYLNKSKTPLFEEPVYFESEKDNVILELSLQYNEGYADTIFSYVNNINTREGGTHLSGFKAALTRTLNDFLKKSKLSKKVDETLSGDDVREGLTCVISVKVQEPQFEGQTKTKLGNSEVRGIVDSIVSERLTTYLEEHPQVIDIILDKSITASKARAAAKRARDLTRRKGFLESSGLPGKLADCADKDPRNCEVYLVEGDSAGGSAKMGRDRKFQAILAMWGKMINVEKTRLEKVLSNEKMLPVITALGTNLGDEFNIEKLRYHKVIIMADADVDGSHIRVLLLTFFFRYMKPLIEGGHVYLAMPPLYKIVANGKSHYVYDDAEKDEYIKTLDVPEEKISMQRYKGLGEMNPDQLWETTMNPETRMMKQVRLEDFVAADEMFTTLMGEDVPPRRKFIEDNALTVSNLDI is encoded by the coding sequence ATGCAGGAAAACTATGATGCTCAGCAAATTCAGATACTCAAAGGTCTGGAGGCTGTTCGCAAGAGACCCGGTATGTACATCGGTTCTACTGGTCTTGATGGTTTACATCATCTGGTTTATGAAGTAGTTGATAACAGTATAGATGAAGCCTTGGCAGGACATTGTGATAATATTAGTGTTTTTATAGAAGAAGGCAATATTATCAGGGTTGTAGACAATGGGAGAGGTATTCCTGTTGATATACATCCCGTTGAGAATATCAGTGCCCTTGAAGTAGTTATGACAAAACTCCATGCAGGTGGAAAATTCGACAAAGATTCCTATAAGGTCTCTGGTGGTCTCCATGGTGTTGGTGTCTCTGTTGTTAATGCTCTTTCTGAATGGTGTGAAGTTTCCATTCATAGAGAAGGTATTATTCATTATCAAAAATATAAAATAGGTGTTCCTGAAGAAGATGTAAAGATAATTGGGTCAACTACAAAAAGAGGAACCGTTGTTAGATTTCAGGCCGATAAAGACATTTTTGATGTCACCGAATATACCTTTGATATTTTATCAAACAGACTAAGAGAATTAGCATTTCTAAATAAGGGAATTGAGATAAATTTAGTTGATGAAAGGATTACTCCTGCAAAGGAACGATCTTTTAAATTTGAAGGAGGAGTAAGATCCTTTGTAGAATATCTAAATAAGTCAAAAACACCTTTATTTGAAGAACCTGTATATTTTGAATCTGAAAAAGACAATGTAATTCTTGAGTTGTCACTTCAATACAATGAAGGATATGCCGACACAATATTTTCTTATGTGAACAATATTAATACAAGAGAAGGTGGTACTCACCTCTCAGGATTTAAAGCGGCTTTAACTAGAACCCTAAATGATTTTTTAAAAAAATCTAAGCTTTCGAAAAAAGTGGATGAAACCCTTTCCGGTGATGATGTCAGAGAGGGATTAACCTGTGTCATATCTGTTAAAGTGCAGGAACCTCAATTTGAAGGTCAAACAAAAACAAAATTAGGGAATTCAGAAGTAAGAGGTATTGTAGATTCCATAGTCAGTGAAAGACTCACTACATACCTAGAAGAACATCCTCAAGTTATCGATATAATTCTTGATAAATCAATAACAGCCTCCAAAGCCAGAGCCGCTGCTAAAAGGGCAAGGGACCTTACCCGAAGAAAGGGATTTCTTGAAAGTTCCGGTCTTCCAGGAAAACTGGCTGATTGTGCCGACAAAGATCCCCGTAACTGTGAAGTCTACCTCGTGGAAGGTGATTCTGCTGGTGGTTCTGCCAAAATGGGTAGAGACAGAAAATTTCAGGCAATTCTGGCAATGTGGGGGAAGATGATCAATGTTGAAAAGACCAGATTAGAAAAGGTTTTATCCAACGAGAAAATGCTTCCGGTTATAACTGCCCTGGGAACAAATCTAGGGGATGAATTCAATATTGAAAAATTAAGATATCATAAGGTTATTATAATGGCGGATGCTGATGTTGACGGTTCCCATATCAGAGTACTTCTTTTAACCTTCTTTTTCCGCTATATGAAACCTCTGATTGAAGGAGGCCATGTATACCTTGCTATGCCCCCACTTTATAAAATTGTAGCTAACGGTAAGTCCCACTATGTATATGATGATGCTGAAAAGGATGAGTATATCAAGACGCTTGATGTTCCTGAAGAAAAAATCAGTATGCAAAGATATAAAGGTCTTGGTGAGATGAATCCGGATCAACTTTGGGAAACTACTATGAATCCCGAGACAAGAATGATGAAACAGGTTAGGTTGGAAGACTTTGTTGCAGCCGATGAGATGTTTACTACACTCATGGGTGAAGATGTACCTCCACGGAGAAAGTTTATTGAAGACAATGCCTTAACCGTATCTAACCTTGATATTTAA
- the add gene encoding adenosine deaminase: protein MSAIIQREFNKSLLENDLLYTFPKIELHRHLEGTFDIDTLYELSIKNDLDTPRDKALFKEYCQFPKDHESDFLLFLAKFHNNWYRSLDDVYKVVYNSVIKIVNEGVHYIELRFSPEHFSLENDFNRLDITRLVIEAADAAAKASGLKIKYILTFNRGKQTAHEMLELYKKMLDLNIDSIVGVDLAGDETNFPPELFCDFFDAVNEIGMHKIDIHAGEVTDSKQIWTAIDKLHAHRIGHGVSTIYDEKLQKELIDRRIYLCQCVISNFQTASWSDTATHPIARLFRKNVPVSISSDDPTIQNASLVDDYTTIIKNFDFTYQELVKINYNTIEASFLTFDQKNKMKEDYSKALDLFVSKNS, encoded by the coding sequence ACTTTCCCTAAAATCGAACTCCATAGGCATCTGGAGGGTACATTCGATATTGATACCCTTTATGAGCTTTCAATCAAAAATGATCTGGATACACCCAGAGATAAAGCTCTTTTCAAAGAGTATTGTCAATTTCCAAAAGATCATGAATCTGATTTTTTATTATTTCTCGCTAAATTTCATAACAATTGGTACAGATCTCTAGATGATGTATATAAGGTTGTTTATAACTCAGTTATTAAAATTGTAAATGAAGGAGTTCACTATATTGAACTCCGTTTTTCTCCAGAACATTTTTCTTTGGAAAACGATTTTAACCGATTGGATATCACCAGACTTGTGATTGAAGCAGCCGACGCAGCGGCAAAAGCCAGCGGTTTAAAAATTAAATATATTTTAACCTTCAATCGGGGCAAGCAGACCGCACATGAAATGCTTGAATTATATAAAAAGATGTTGGATCTCAATATTGATAGTATTGTTGGTGTAGATCTGGCAGGGGATGAAACAAATTTCCCACCGGAACTGTTTTGTGATTTTTTTGATGCTGTGAATGAGATTGGCATGCATAAAATAGATATCCATGCAGGAGAAGTAACAGACTCAAAACAAATTTGGACAGCCATCGATAAGCTTCATGCCCATAGAATTGGTCATGGGGTCTCCACAATTTATGATGAAAAATTACAAAAAGAACTCATTGATAGACGCATTTATCTTTGCCAATGTGTCATTTCAAATTTCCAAACAGCATCATGGTCAGACACAGCGACACATCCTATTGCCAGACTCTTTAGAAAAAATGTTCCTGTTTCCATTAGCTCTGATGATCCCACAATACAAAATGCTTCCCTGGTGGATGATTATACGACCATTATTAAAAACTTTGATTTTACATACCAGGAATTGGTCAAAATCAATTATAATACTATTGAAGCATCTTTCCTTACTTTTGATCAAAAAAATAAGATGAAAGAAGATTACTCTAAGGCTTTGGATCTCTTCGTCAGTAAGAATTCCTAA
- the gyrA gene encoding DNA topoisomerase (ATP-hydrolyzing) subunit A: MLDNTGKILPIAIEDEVKESYLNYAMSVIVSRALPDVRDGLKPVHRRILYSMSEMGLRYNTAYKKCGRIVGDVLGKFHPHGDQSIYDALVRLAQDFSLRVPVVQGQGNFGSVDGDPPAAMRYTEARLAKVSEAILMDIKKDTVDFGPNYDDSMKEPIILPTAFPMLLVNGASGIAVGMATNMPPHNLNEICEAICAVIDNPDIDIEGLLDIVKGPDFPTAAVVFGRTGFRQACMTGRGKITVRAKYHLEEMTSEKDAIIVTELPYMVNKANLVIRIAELVREKKIEGISDLRDESDRKGMRIVLELKRNVSPKVVLNLLFSHTNLQVNFSVNNLALVNGMPKVCTLRNLLDYFIRHRQIVIRRRSEYDLKKAKARAHILEGIKIALENIDEVVEIIKKSANVNIARANLMERFDFSELQAQAILDMRLQKLTSLETQKILDELAEIMKFIDYLEDLLAHEHKILGVVKDETKEIAQKYGNERQTEIRVEEIGSMNMEDLIEKEDMVVLISNRGFIKRIPFTAYKEQGRGGKGSNSATLKDGDFIEHIFLASTHSYILFVTSEGKAYWLKVYEIPEGSRASRGKHLKTIFEFAPDEEITTMVPLEDFSENSFLFMATQKGVVKRVSTHDFRNAKTRGIIAINLDEGDHLVSAKLTDGTNDVIIITKNGKGLRFPEESVRCMGRNSHGVRGIRLNGDDILIGVACVSEENDLFLISEQGYGKRTKFDDFNPHGRGTQGQRAYNVNKKSGSLVAALSVNESDSLICITTLGKAIKLNLNSISIIGRNAFGVRIVNINDNDTLVGVAVQQNDEDEDEDLPEEMDDAIEADEEEMVLEDKYSSEEE, encoded by the coding sequence GTGCTGGATAATACGGGAAAAATCCTTCCAATTGCCATTGAAGATGAAGTAAAAGAATCCTATCTGAATTATGCCATGTCTGTTATTGTTAGCAGGGCTCTACCTGATGTCAGAGATGGATTAAAGCCGGTTCACCGTCGAATTCTCTATTCTATGAGTGAAATGGGACTAAGATATAATACTGCCTATAAAAAGTGTGGTCGTATTGTTGGTGATGTTCTCGGTAAATTTCATCCCCATGGCGACCAGTCTATTTATGATGCCCTTGTTCGGTTGGCTCAGGATTTTTCATTACGGGTACCTGTTGTCCAGGGTCAGGGGAACTTTGGTTCCGTAGATGGTGATCCTCCGGCTGCTATGAGGTATACAGAAGCAAGACTAGCAAAAGTATCTGAAGCCATATTGATGGATATCAAAAAAGATACGGTTGATTTTGGTCCTAACTACGATGATTCTATGAAGGAGCCAATCATCCTTCCTACTGCATTTCCTATGCTTCTTGTTAACGGAGCAAGCGGTATTGCTGTTGGGATGGCTACGAATATGCCTCCTCATAACCTTAATGAGATTTGTGAAGCCATCTGCGCTGTAATTGATAACCCGGATATCGATATTGAAGGTCTACTAGATATTGTAAAGGGTCCAGATTTTCCTACAGCGGCTGTTGTATTCGGTAGAACGGGATTTAGACAGGCCTGCATGACAGGAAGAGGAAAAATCACTGTCAGAGCAAAATACCATCTTGAAGAAATGACTTCTGAAAAAGATGCAATTATTGTGACAGAACTTCCTTATATGGTGAATAAAGCGAATCTTGTCATAAGAATTGCTGAGTTGGTTAGAGAGAAAAAAATTGAGGGTATCTCTGACCTCCGTGATGAATCAGATAGAAAAGGGATGAGAATTGTTTTGGAACTCAAACGAAACGTCTCTCCAAAGGTTGTACTTAACCTCCTATTTTCTCATACAAATCTCCAAGTTAATTTTAGTGTGAACAACCTGGCACTTGTAAATGGCATGCCCAAGGTTTGCACACTCAGAAATCTCCTTGATTATTTCATAAGACATAGACAGATCGTTATAAGAAGAAGATCTGAATATGATCTTAAAAAAGCAAAAGCCAGGGCTCATATACTTGAGGGTATTAAGATAGCTCTTGAAAATATTGATGAAGTCGTAGAAATCATCAAGAAATCTGCCAATGTCAATATTGCCAGAGCCAACCTTATGGAACGGTTTGACTTCAGCGAACTCCAGGCACAAGCCATTTTAGATATGCGCCTTCAGAAATTGACCAGCCTTGAAACTCAAAAAATTCTTGATGAATTAGCAGAGATAATGAAGTTTATTGATTATCTGGAAGATTTGCTGGCACATGAGCATAAAATACTGGGTGTTGTAAAAGATGAAACAAAAGAAATTGCCCAGAAATATGGAAATGAAAGACAAACTGAAATAAGAGTAGAAGAAATTGGATCCATGAATATGGAAGATCTAATAGAAAAAGAAGACATGGTCGTTCTTATTTCAAATAGAGGTTTTATCAAACGTATTCCATTTACAGCATACAAAGAGCAGGGGCGAGGAGGAAAAGGCTCTAACTCTGCAACATTGAAAGATGGTGATTTCATTGAACATATCTTTTTGGCTTCTACCCACAGTTATATCCTTTTTGTTACAAGTGAAGGAAAAGCTTACTGGTTAAAGGTGTATGAAATACCAGAAGGATCCCGTGCATCGAGGGGAAAACATTTAAAGACTATTTTTGAGTTTGCACCCGATGAAGAAATAACGACAATGGTTCCACTGGAAGATTTTTCTGAAAATAGCTTCCTGTTTATGGCGACACAAAAAGGTGTTGTTAAACGAGTATCAACCCATGATTTTAGAAATGCCAAGACAAGAGGAATCATTGCCATAAATCTTGATGAGGGTGACCATCTTGTTTCAGCGAAACTAACTGATGGAACGAATGACGTCATTATCATTACTAAAAATGGAAAGGGATTACGATTCCCTGAAGAATCTGTGCGTTGTATGGGAAGAAACTCCCATGGAGTGCGGGGTATTCGATTAAATGGTGATGATATTTTGATTGGAGTCGCCTGTGTTTCAGAAGAAAATGATCTTTTCCTAATTTCAGAACAGGGATATGGAAAAAGAACCAAGTTTGATGATTTCAATCCTCATGGAAGAGGGACTCAGGGTCAGAGAGCCTATAATGTCAATAAAAAGTCTGGATCTCTGGTGGCTGCACTGTCAGTTAATGAATCAGATTCTCTTATATGTATCACAACCCTAGGAAAAGCTATTAAACTCAACTTGAATAGCATATCCATTATTGGTAGAAATGCCTTCGGTGTCAGGATTGTTAATATCAATGATAATGATACACTTGTTGGAGTTGCAGTACAGCAGAACGATGAGGACGAAGATGAAGATTTACCGGAAGAGATGGATGATGCCATAGAAGCAGATGAAGAAGAAATGGTATTAGAAGATAAGTATAGCTCAGAGGAAGAGTAA